The Arachis hypogaea cultivar Tifrunner chromosome 14, arahy.Tifrunner.gnm2.J5K5, whole genome shotgun sequence DNA window TTGATTTCCTCTTACACTTATTCCACAATTGTGGCCCTATAACCGGATTAGATGACCCATCGGCCGGTGGATGGACTTGTGGCTGGGGTGGTCTTAATAATTCTCTTAGTTTCTCTACGTTCTTCTTGTGCTTCTTTCCTAATTTATGTTGATCCAATACCTCTTTGCTGGTGCAATCTATCTTGCAAACTTCGCAATATGCAGGTTGAACATTCACAGTTTTAGGTTTCTTCTTCAGCAGCTGCTTCCATTTATTATTGCCAAGAGGTTGTGCTTGAACTTGCATAGCTGTATTGGTCCACCATGCAGCGGGATTAGTATTTGCAACAGCCAACTGTTCTGTGCCATTTGATGCCATAGAGATCACCTGAAATGGGTTGTATGCATTATCTCTACATTCAAACCAATAATAATACACAATGCAATTAACAATGATATGCATAGTTGCACACATATAACTACTTCCCATTGCATTCTATCGCTGAATTTCACAATTCCACAGTATCAtcgttctcttctctttccatgAAGCATACATTACAATAAAATTTCAATAGATAATCTGCAACCTAATCACTTTCAGAAATGCCATCAAACGAGGACATCATAGCTGATGTATTCAATTTCATTTTGAACATCAAATGGAATTCTATGATTCCTGAACAAACATTTCCCACCATTTCCACAGCATTCCAAAACACCATCAATCCCTTTATCACAATCACAatcattttgtttttcttcttaaattgctaactcaaatttcaaattgcTTGACAATGAAGTATCACAATAATCACATTTCGTTTCCACCACTACCGATAACTTTCCTTCTACAACCATTGTCATTTACCAAAAAATACACTAACCAAAgaacagaaaatcacaaaaattgaAACTTTTACGCAGAAAAGAGATACCCACTTACATCTCCATAAGCAAGAGGGTCAGAACCATATTGTATAACAGCTCCTCCAGCAGTATCACCCCAATTTTGAGCATTGGGATCATAGTAGTACCCAGAAGAAGCCACCAACGAATTAGGGTCATTACCCACAATTTGGGTTTGGGTTTGGGTGTATGAGTAATTTTGGGGAAGAAGTTGTTCAGGACCACCAACAACTTGGGTTGTTGGCAATGGCAATGGAGGAACATAGGAATCAACACCCGGAGGGTTGACCACAGGTTCTAAAACAGTGTTGGGAGGAATTGAAGAAGGAGGGTTAGGGTTTTGAGGGTAAGGGACGAAATTGGCGGTGTACGATGATGAAGATGGAAGAGGAGGGTATGAGTATGAATATAATGAAGATGAAGAGGGTAGTGTTGGGGTTTGGGTTTGGGCATGCTGAAATTCAGGCCAAGTGGTGTAGTCCATGGCTATGGCTATGATGATGCTAAGGATTTTGTTATGATTAGGGATTTCAATTTCGTTTGCATAAGAATAGAAAGGGGTAAGGGGTTTGGTTATGGAGGACGAAAACATAAACATGTAGAAAATGGTTGTCTAGAAAACACGTTAGGAAGCATTTCCCATGATCAAGATCATCAGTAATAAGCATAATTCTCAAAAACGAATCGGTGATAGAACTACTActagtttattaatttattggtttaatCGGTGAAAATTAAGGGGAAATCGACTTCACGTAAAATTGATATCGAaaagtcgttagataaaaatttagttaaatcatcTAATGATTCTTATATATCAACTTTACTATCATATATTATTGGTTGAaccatttaaattataataataaatataaattttataaatataatttaatttgtatatattatatatttaaaataaatgataaatgtAATGAAAAGTAGCTCAGCTGCATTCATAATAAAATTTGGTCGGCACTTAACGAGCGAAAGAAAAGTaagtaattttatactattagatgaaatctcacataattaaaacactaataataattaattaatgacaaCAAATCATAAAATTTGCTGACTTCCTAACACTCCTCCTCGTAAGAAGAcccaaatttaaatttaagaaaaaaaatttttattaattgtaaCCAGTTCTAACTAATTTTGTCTGGTTTATATCGATTCTCATTGATTTTGATCGATTCTTTTATTTAAACGGTCAAAATACTAgattaaatcaatttaaaatttaatttattgatttttggGTCGAATCGATTAATTTAATCCGGTTTTAACCACTATGGTAAAAAGCATATATGTATATTATTGtatgatggattaatgataggtAAAAATTCACTTgtcaagtttttttttattaaaaatttttttatttcattaataTATGGTCGGGTCCACGGGTTGGTTTGGGTTCCGCACCCCCAAAACCGTTATCCGAACCAATTACTAGAGAGAGGCATTAGTTTCGTTCGGGTCGGACTCGATTACCCGTTGATTCccgaaccaatttaattggttctgACGGATAATCGTGTACTCGCTACCCATGCTCACCCTTAATAAGTTTGCCGCACCTCCCGACAAACTTCACTCCAAATTCCCATAAATAATTGCTGAGAACGAAGTTCAAATTCTTAAACCATTATCGTCGTCTCTAGGGCCACGTTTGGATGTGAGACCAGGATAAGACAAGGAACAAGACACAAAggatagagacacaaaattttgtattcttgtattctatttggtgataaactagaacaaattatgaaatatcattttttttcattcaaaaaatttgagaagaaaaatataataataaaaaaatataattataaaaaattaacaagaataatgaaagaaaaataaaaaataagttgtgtctctgtgtccttcctgtcaagatggacacaaaatacactaattcagtatctTTGGACACAATGTCTCTGTACATGTCTCATCTGTCAAACATGATTTTGGGTCTTTGTGTTCCTGTCTCAGTGTTCTGTCCCTAGAAACAAACTTAGCCCAAGAGTACATAGGAGTACACAAAAATACATAGACAACAAGCATGACTTCTTCCTCGCCGGCGGCAATGGCAACCACTATCATCGTCTCTAGAAATACACAGATACACATGAATAAACCATActtaaaaaggat harbors:
- the LOC112744547 gene encoding uncharacterized protein: MFMFSSSITKPLTPFYSYANEIEIPNHNKILSIIIAIAMDYTTWPEFQHAQTQTPTLPSSSSLYSYSYPPLPSSSSYTANFVPYPQNPNPPSSIPPNTVLEPVVNPPGVDSYVPPLPLPTTQVVGGPEQLLPQNYSYTQTQTQIVGNDPNSLVASSGYYYDPNAQNWGDTAGGAVIQYGSDPLAYGDVISMASNGTEQLAVANTNPAAWWTNTAMQVQAQPLGNNKWKQLLKKKPKTVNVQPAYCEVCKIDCTSKEVLDQHKLGKKHKKNVEKLRELLRPPQPQVHPPADGSSNPVIGPQLWNKCKRKSIETPENLEKKKKKVLEGGAAAAAVKVCSICNVVCNSETVYNFHLRGQKHAAMLKKASENILSNGK